The Rhipicephalus sanguineus isolate Rsan-2018 chromosome 7, BIME_Rsan_1.4, whole genome shotgun sequence genome includes a window with the following:
- the LOC119399365 gene encoding uncharacterized protein LOC119399365: protein MLEQQADTLNKLCDMLPTSSVTECAELLGHPLSSLEELQEFDDKLDAGKFKILVHELAQLGGKDAYWATKRILSYCITDEVAAQFSWMGRKGKLSFSALKIAKAITDAARKAPNATAADVEASIKSWLRHAPERLATRFQKSKQGQLEQAADTD from the exons ATGCTGGAACAGCAAGCGGACACCCTGAACAAGTTGTGCGATATGCTTCCCACTTCTTCAGTCACCGAATGCGCAGAGCTCTTAGGCCATCCGCTAAGCAGTCTTGAAGAACTACAAGAGTTCGACGACAAGCTCGATGCTGGAAAATTTAAGATCCTG GTTCATGAGTTGGCACAGCTTGGTGGGAAAGATGCCTACTGGGCAACAAAAAGAATCTTGTCATACTGCATCACAGACGAGGTTGCGGCACAATTTTCCTGGATGGGTCGAAAAGGAAAACTGAGCTTCTCCGCCTTGAAGATTGCTAAAGCCATAACAG ATGCTGCTCGCAAAGCGCCAAACGCAACCGCTGCCGACGTTGAGGCCTCTATCAAATCGTGGCTCCGACATGCCCCCGAGCGCCTTGCCACCAGGTTTCAGAAGTCAAAGCAAGGACAACTTGAGCAAGCAGCAG ATACTGACTGA